CTTGGAATCACCGAACTCTCTCCAGTAATACTCGCAAATAGCCAGTACCACATCTATGCCTACCAGGTCGCACAAAGCCAGCGGGCCCATCGGCATATTCGCACCGAGTTTCATGGCCTTATCGATTTCTTCAGCGGAAGCTATGCCTTCTTGATAAACTATAGCTGCTTCATTGATGTACGGAACCAGGATGCGGTTGACTATGAAACCAGGGGATTCTTTAGCTCTTACCGGCTCTTTACCAATCTTGCGAGATAGATCCATGACCGCTTCCACGACATCATCCGTGGTTTCGGCTCCGGGGATAACCTCTATTAACTTCATAACCGGTACCGGGTTGAAGAAGTGCATCCCTACCACCTTGTTTGGGCGGTTGGTGGCTGCCGCAATCTCGGTTATACTCAGGGCTGAGGTGTTGCTCGCCAGTATAGCGTCCGGACCGCATATTTCTCCGAGTTGCTTAAATACCTTTTTCTTGATATCGATGTTTTCGACAATTGCTTCTATTACTATGTCGCAATCCTTGAAAGCGGCGTTATCGGTACTGGTTGTGACCAAGGCGTTAAGCTTTTCGGCTTGATCGGCTGCCATCTTGCCCTTTTCCACAGCCTTGCTCCAGTTCTTGTTCATGCCCTTTACTGCCTTGTCCACAAACTCGGGGGCTATGTCCACGAGTACCACTTTAAACCCGGCTTCTGCACAGACCTGAGCAATACCTGCTCCCATGGTGCCTGCTCCCAATACTCCTATAGCTTTGAATTCCATCCCAATACCTCCCTTAGGCTGTTCAGGTTTTTGTAAGACGAAGTGGCAACTTTATCGATTTCGCCCCTTTCCCCTCCTTCCCGATATGGGTTCTAACCGTTCCTGTCGAAACCGTGGAGCAATAACCGTGCCAACATACCCAGTGCAGCAGCGAGAGGAGAAAAAAACAGCATAAGCTCGGGGTTCCGAGCTTATGCTGTTCTATTTGTCAAGCTTGCCTTAAGTCCGAAAATCTTATCTCAATTTGAGAGACTCTCTCAAAACGGGAGAGGTGTCGAGGCCTACGATTCGGTGAGATTAACGGAAATGATGGATCCGATCATCCTTTTTTGCTAGTGTTTATCCGAGATTGTACTTTTTCAATTTGCGATACAGTACTGAACCATGCAGGCCCAAAAGCTTTGCGGTCTGGGCCTTATTATAATTAGTTTGTTTAAGCACCTGTCTTATCATCTCTTTTTCCAGCTGTTCAACCGCATCGGCCAAAGTTTCGCCCTTCTTATCGATAAGGATATTCTCTATGTTCTGCTTCTGCAAAGACGGGAAGTGCTTTGCAGTCAACTGCTTTTCATTATTAAGGTCGGCCAAGTTAATAGCGCGTTCCAAGAGGTTTTCTAGTTCGCGGACGTTACCCGGCCAGTGGTACTTTCTAAGCAATTGGATTGCTTCTGAAGATACGTTCGTCACATTGGTGTTAAGACGCTGGTTGAGACGAGGCAGAATAGCCTGAACTAAGAGCGGGATATCTTCGAGACGTTCGCGCAGTGGAGGGATATCGAGCACTACGACGTTCAACCGGTAATACAGGTCAGCACGAAACTTGCCCTGCTCAACTAAGTTTTCTAAATTGCAGTTGGTGGCAGCGATTATGCGGACGTCCACGCGAACAGGCTTAGTGCCTCCCACCCTTTCAAACTCGCGCTCCTGCAAGACGGTGAGGAGTTTAGCCTGCATAGGCAGAGGCATGTCCCCGATCTCATCGAGAAAAATAGTTCCTTTATTGGCAAGCTCGAACTTACCTGGTTTTCCACCTTTGCGGGCTCCGGTAAATGCCCCTTCTTCGTAACCGAAAAGCTCAGATTCCAACAGGTGTTCCGGCAAAGCCGCGCAGTTTACCCGCACGAAAGGATAGTGAGCTCTAGGGCTGGAACGATGAATGGAGTGGGCAAACAGTTCTTTACCGGTCCCACTTTCCCCGGTAATGAGAACCGTAGAGCCGGTTTGGGCGACCTGTTCGGCCATAGACTTGAGCCGCGCCATTTTGCTGCTCTTGCCTACGATCACATCAAAGCAGTACTTGGGGCTGAATACACTTTTTATGGCATCCCGATAAAAAGCCAGTTCTTCTTCCAGGTCCGCCACTTTTTTGGCCAAGGCCTTGGCATCCCCAAGGTCCAAAAACAGGCTCTTGCCTACAGCTCCTATGAGGTCGCCTTCCTTGTTGTATATGGGGAACCTGGTAACGATGAGGTCGTGACCGTTACAGGGCCAGTAATCGGCGATGTGAACTTCGCCGGTTTCCAGTATCTTTGGGAGTTGAGAGTTAGACGTAACGTCCATGATGTACTTGCCGATAACTTCATCACGGGTTTTTCCAACGATATGGATATAAGTGTCATTGGCGACCGTAACATACCCGTTCTTGTCGACGATAACGATCCCCATATAAGGGTTTTGCACCAATGCAGCCACGATCTGGACAAAATCTGATGGCCACCCTTCCACGAGCCTCCACCCCTTTCGCCCACCAAGGTGCGCAACATTTTTTAAATTCCCCCCTCGCCTCGGTTGCTGTGACTCCTGATTCTCTGTCTCTTTATTCTCTCTATCCTGACAAAATGAGCCGCGTTGTCTCCCGTTATCTTTGCGACCCAATTAATTAACCCGTTAACTATATGCTAGCACACGCGGTTGCGTATATACAACTATTGTGAAATTAGTAATTTGCTGCACACTTGACAAGGTTTACATGGCGAAGAACTGGACCTTGACGGAAAGGCTGGTTTTCTGTAAAATCAACGTGTGAACATCAATCTTCAAGTGAATGGGGCGTCGCCAAGCGGTAAGGCACTGGACTCTGACTCCAGCATTCGAGGGTTCGAATCCTTCCGCCCCAGCCATTGGCGATAAGGGTGTGCGTGAACGCACACTTTATTTTATAGTTGGGCTCGGATATAGGTTGCCGTGCAAGCAGGATAGCGGGAGGTCTAAAGTCCATGCTACTGACCAGAGAAGAAGTTGAACATGTTGCAGCATTGGCTCGTTTGAAGTTGAGTGATGAAGAATTGGAGAGGTTTGCGGAGCAGTTGACAGCCATCCTCGATTACATGTCGCGGCTGAACGACCTCGATACCAGCAAGATTGAGCCTCTAACTCACGTCCTTCCTCTGAGTAATGTCTTTCGCGATGATGGGGTGAGCCCGGAAGAGACTAACAGGGATGATATACTGGCCAATGCTCCTCTAGAGGAAAACGGGTGTTTTAAAGTGCCCCGAATTGTGTGAATTTTCGCGATCGCAGCCGATAGCACTAACTTGTGCAGTGAGGAGGAAGTCAGGTGCGGCTATGTGAATTGACTGCCCATGAATTGAAAGACATGCTGGCCCAAAGAGAGATTACGGCCCAAGACATAGTGGAATCATGCCTGGACCGCATAGGTGAAGTGGAAGAGAACATCAAAGCGTTTGTTACGTTGACTCCGGAGGCGGCGCGCGATTCCGCGCGCAAACTGCATGAAGAAGGCGGTTACAGAGGGTTGGCCGGCATCCCATGTGGATTGAAGGACAATTTGTGCACCCGCGGCATAAGGACTACCTGTTCTTCCCGCATGCTCG
The sequence above is drawn from the Syntrophothermus lipocalidus DSM 12680 genome and encodes:
- the gatC gene encoding Asp-tRNA(Asn)/Glu-tRNA(Gln) amidotransferase subunit GatC, which codes for MLLTREEVEHVAALARLKLSDEELERFAEQLTAILDYMSRLNDLDTSKIEPLTHVLPLSNVFRDDGVSPEETNRDDILANAPLEENGCFKVPRIV
- a CDS encoding 3-hydroxyacyl-CoA dehydrogenase family protein, whose translation is MEFKAIGVLGAGTMGAGIAQVCAEAGFKVVLVDIAPEFVDKAVKGMNKNWSKAVEKGKMAADQAEKLNALVTTSTDNAAFKDCDIVIEAIVENIDIKKKVFKQLGEICGPDAILASNTSALSITEIAAATNRPNKVVGMHFFNPVPVMKLIEVIPGAETTDDVVEAVMDLSRKIGKEPVRAKESPGFIVNRILVPYINEAAIVYQEGIASAEEIDKAMKLGANMPMGPLALCDLVGIDVVLAICEYYWREFGDSKYRPSLAFRQKVRAGHLGMKTGKGFYDYTKK
- a CDS encoding sigma-54 interaction domain-containing protein, producing MEGWPSDFVQIVAALVQNPYMGIVIVDKNGYVTVANDTYIHIVGKTRDEVIGKYIMDVTSNSQLPKILETGEVHIADYWPCNGHDLIVTRFPIYNKEGDLIGAVGKSLFLDLGDAKALAKKVADLEEELAFYRDAIKSVFSPKYCFDVIVGKSSKMARLKSMAEQVAQTGSTVLITGESGTGKELFAHSIHRSSPRAHYPFVRVNCAALPEHLLESELFGYEEGAFTGARKGGKPGKFELANKGTIFLDEIGDMPLPMQAKLLTVLQEREFERVGGTKPVRVDVRIIAATNCNLENLVEQGKFRADLYYRLNVVVLDIPPLRERLEDIPLLVQAILPRLNQRLNTNVTNVSSEAIQLLRKYHWPGNVRELENLLERAINLADLNNEKQLTAKHFPSLQKQNIENILIDKKGETLADAVEQLEKEMIRQVLKQTNYNKAQTAKLLGLHGSVLYRKLKKYNLG